A region of Myxococcus stipitatus DSM 14675 DNA encodes the following proteins:
- a CDS encoding DUF4438 domain-containing protein, with amino-acid sequence MDLDFEQQPVAKAGARPRGAPRTNGDRLVAVAVAGQVAHPIIRANPYRMGRDGVPRLLPGSGGIVLNHRVGDRAVGLAGDHVEAGVSLHNNGREVVGPPDGPNRALMFYACVGNRARVLNGSAVGSVGTVVGKHGGINHVIVDFPPRVKRRLAIGDRIQIEAHGQGLTLPGHPTLHALNLSPRLLRRWGVRTEGTRLHVPITHFVPARVMGSGFGRSEGVLGDLDIQLSDARVRRRYRLDTLRLGDLVAICALDYRFGPSARPGSVTVGVVVHSDSRIAGHGPGVTPLLMGPVANFHLVREPRANLAWVLGLRRRPGV; translated from the coding sequence ATGGACCTCGACTTCGAGCAGCAGCCCGTCGCCAAAGCAGGAGCCAGGCCGCGAGGCGCTCCACGCACCAACGGGGACCGGCTCGTCGCGGTGGCGGTGGCGGGCCAGGTCGCCCACCCCATCATCCGAGCCAATCCCTATCGCATGGGCCGCGACGGCGTGCCCCGGCTCCTGCCCGGCAGTGGAGGCATCGTCCTCAACCACAGGGTGGGTGACCGCGCCGTGGGGCTCGCCGGAGACCACGTGGAGGCGGGCGTCTCGCTCCACAACAACGGGCGCGAGGTGGTGGGCCCACCGGACGGGCCCAACCGCGCGCTGATGTTCTACGCGTGCGTGGGCAACCGGGCGCGGGTCCTCAATGGCTCGGCGGTGGGCTCGGTGGGCACCGTGGTGGGGAAGCACGGAGGCATCAACCACGTCATCGTGGACTTCCCGCCTCGGGTGAAGCGCCGGCTGGCCATCGGCGACAGGATCCAGATTGAAGCACACGGCCAGGGGCTCACCCTGCCCGGTCACCCCACGCTCCACGCGCTCAATCTCTCCCCGCGCCTCCTGCGGCGCTGGGGCGTGAGGACCGAGGGGACGCGGCTGCACGTCCCCATCACCCACTTCGTCCCCGCGCGCGTCATGGGCTCCGGCTTCGGTCGCTCCGAGGGCGTGCTGGGTGACCTGGACATCCAGCTGTCGGATGCGCGCGTGCGCCGCCGCTACCGACTGGACACCCTGCGGCTGGGAGACCTCGTCGCCATCTGCGCGCTGGACTACCGCTTCGGCCCCTCCGCGCGACCCGGCTCGGTGACGGTGGGCGTGGTGGTGCACTCGGACAGCCGCATCGCGGGACATGGGCCCGGTGTGACGCCGCTGCTGATGGGGCCCGTCGCGAACTTCCACCTCGTCCGCGAGCCCCGCGCGAACCTCGCGTGGGTGCTGGGACTGAGGCGTCGCCCCGGCGTCTGA
- a CDS encoding helix-turn-helix domain-containing protein: MSRPLPPGSHVLLVLPTPSLDGVVGPSAELILDGRRYQLVPVPSDGEVPAPVPAPVKELPASFTGSGLLTTRELQVVALVAAGRVNKEIATELSISSWTVSAHLRRIFAKLGVDTRAAMVSRCFGASAD, from the coding sequence ATGTCACGACCGCTGCCTCCTGGAAGCCACGTGCTGCTCGTCCTGCCGACGCCATCGCTCGATGGCGTGGTGGGCCCCTCCGCCGAGCTCATCCTCGACGGTCGCCGCTATCAGCTGGTGCCCGTGCCCTCGGATGGTGAGGTGCCGGCCCCTGTCCCCGCGCCCGTGAAGGAGCTCCCCGCGTCCTTCACGGGCAGCGGCCTGCTCACCACGCGCGAGCTCCAGGTCGTTGCGCTGGTGGCGGCGGGACGGGTGAACAAGGAGATCGCCACCGAGCTGTCCATCAGCTCGTGGACCGTCTCCGCGCACCTGCGGCGCATCTTCGCCAAGCTGGGCGTGGACACGCGCGCGGCGATGGTGTCGCGCTGCTTCGGGGCCTCGGCGGACTGA
- the dbpA gene encoding ATP-dependent RNA helicase DbpA — translation MDFAALSLSPPLLQVLGELGFQTATPIQAQSIPVLLQGKDLVGQARTGSGKTAAFALPLLLKVQLQDRRVQSLVLCPTRELCAQVAGEIRKLGRRMPGLQVLVLAGGQPIRPQLDALEKGAHIAVGTPGRVMDVLGRDALETKRLATVVLDEADRMLDMGFREDMEHILGAMPSRRQTVLFSATFPPDIAALSRTFQKDPVRVTVEDTEAAPPIRQVRYDAAPEDKSAVLLKVLRHHLPASAIVFCNHKATVQELTKALSDGGVSVDGLQGDLEQFERDRVMAKFRNLSTRVLVATDVAGRGIDVEALDAVINFDMPFQPEPYVHRIGRTGRAGRTGLAISLVTPRDERKVEEIEQALGVKLEAGDAAALEATVAKAGALGSEWETLYISAGRKDKMRPGDILGALTGEAGGFAATDVGKIEIQDHISYVAVARRVVRVAFQRLSEGRIKGRKHKIERVR, via the coding sequence ATGGATTTCGCCGCGCTCTCGCTGTCTCCCCCGTTGCTCCAGGTCCTGGGGGAGCTGGGCTTCCAGACCGCCACGCCCATCCAGGCGCAGAGCATCCCCGTCCTCCTCCAGGGCAAGGACCTGGTCGGCCAGGCGCGCACCGGCAGCGGCAAGACGGCCGCGTTCGCGTTGCCCCTGCTGCTCAAGGTCCAGCTCCAGGACCGGCGCGTCCAGTCCCTGGTGCTCTGCCCCACGCGCGAGCTGTGCGCGCAGGTCGCCGGAGAGATTCGCAAGCTGGGCCGGCGGATGCCGGGGCTCCAGGTGTTGGTGCTCGCGGGAGGCCAGCCCATCCGCCCGCAGCTCGACGCGCTGGAGAAGGGCGCGCACATCGCGGTGGGGACCCCTGGCCGGGTGATGGACGTGCTGGGGCGCGACGCGCTGGAGACGAAGCGGCTGGCCACGGTGGTGCTGGACGAGGCGGACCGGATGCTCGACATGGGCTTCCGCGAGGACATGGAGCACATCCTCGGGGCGATGCCTTCGCGCCGGCAGACAGTGCTCTTCTCCGCGACCTTCCCGCCGGACATCGCGGCCCTGAGCCGCACGTTCCAGAAGGACCCCGTGCGCGTGACGGTGGAGGACACCGAGGCCGCGCCGCCCATCCGCCAGGTCCGCTACGACGCCGCGCCCGAGGACAAGTCCGCGGTGCTGCTCAAGGTCCTCCGCCACCACCTGCCCGCCTCCGCCATCGTCTTCTGCAATCACAAGGCAACAGTGCAGGAGTTGACGAAGGCGCTCTCCGACGGCGGCGTCAGCGTGGACGGACTCCAAGGCGACCTGGAGCAGTTCGAGCGGGACCGCGTCATGGCGAAGTTCCGCAACCTCAGCACCCGCGTGCTCGTGGCCACGGACGTGGCGGGACGAGGCATCGACGTGGAGGCGCTCGACGCCGTCATCAACTTCGACATGCCCTTCCAGCCGGAGCCCTATGTGCATCGCATCGGGCGCACGGGCCGCGCGGGGCGCACGGGCCTGGCCATCTCGCTGGTGACGCCGCGCGATGAGCGCAAGGTGGAGGAGATAGAGCAGGCGCTCGGCGTGAAGCTGGAGGCGGGCGACGCGGCGGCGCTGGAGGCGACGGTCGCGAAGGCCGGGGCGCTGGGCTCCGAGTGGGAGACGCTCTACATCTCCGCGGGTCGCAAGGACAAGATGCGGCCTGGAGACATCCTCGGCGCGCTGACGGGTGAGGCCGGAGGCTTCGCCGCGACGGACGTGGGCAAGATTGAAATCCAGGACCACATCTCCTACGTCGCCGTCGCGCGGCGCGTGGTGCGCGTGGCCTTCCAGCGCTTGAGTGAGGGCCGCATCAAGGGACGCAAGCACAAGATCGAGCGGGTGCGGTAA
- a CDS encoding DUF488 domain-containing protein, with protein sequence MIQIERVYHHLEPGDSEGTRFLVERLWPRGVKKTLLKMDGWLKDVAPSTELRKWYGHDPERWPEFQRRYTRELGDHREALAPLLEAAREGDVTLLYSARDEAHNSAVVLKGYLERSLRSTRRRPTLH encoded by the coding sequence ATGATTCAAATCGAGCGCGTCTATCACCACCTGGAGCCCGGGGACTCGGAGGGCACGCGCTTCCTCGTGGAGCGGCTGTGGCCTCGCGGCGTCAAGAAGACGCTCTTGAAGATGGATGGCTGGCTCAAGGACGTGGCCCCCAGCACCGAGCTGCGCAAGTGGTATGGCCATGACCCCGAGCGCTGGCCGGAGTTCCAGCGTCGCTACACCCGCGAGCTGGGAGACCACCGCGAGGCCCTGGCGCCCCTCCTGGAGGCCGCCCGCGAAGGCGACGTGACGCTGCTGTACAGCGCGCGAGATGAAGCCCACAACAGCGCCGTCGTCTTGAAGGGCTACCTGGAACGAAGCCTGCGCTCGACCCGTCGCCGTCCCACGCTGCATTGA
- the nagZ gene encoding beta-N-acetylhexosaminidase: MWSENSVQSGPRFCETAPVTTSALYRDCARLFMVGFPGTRIDADFAALMDDGIYGAILFKRNVGTAQETAALCREVKTRAGRPFILSVDQEGGRVARLRGAPFTTLPSMRELGQRGDVQHLERVGRLLAHELRAVGFDWDFAPVLDVDTNPANPVIGDRSPSREAHEVARLGVALARGLEAGGVASCGKHFPGHGDTTTDSHLTLPRLTHDLERLRQVELVPFRAFAQARLASVMTAHVMFDALDKDVPATMSERVLARVLREELGFDGVLVSDDLEMKAIADHYTVEEAAVRGTLAGVDLFLVCHHADVQRRAIEAVVKAVESGRIPRERIQEAHRRLEVLSARFAHPAEDRLATLGSAEHQELAKGLDSAFVGKDPTEVMVAAR, translated from the coding sequence ATGTGGTCAGAGAACTCCGTCCAGTCCGGCCCCAGGTTCTGCGAGACTGCGCCCGTGACCACCTCCGCCCTCTACCGTGACTGCGCCCGCCTCTTCATGGTGGGCTTTCCTGGGACTCGCATCGACGCCGACTTCGCGGCGCTGATGGATGACGGCATCTATGGCGCCATCCTCTTCAAGCGCAACGTGGGGACGGCCCAGGAGACCGCCGCGCTGTGCCGGGAGGTGAAGACGCGTGCGGGCCGGCCCTTCATCCTCTCGGTGGACCAGGAGGGTGGACGGGTGGCTCGGCTGCGCGGCGCGCCCTTCACGACGCTGCCGTCCATGCGCGAGCTGGGACAGCGCGGTGATGTCCAGCACCTGGAGCGCGTGGGGCGGCTGCTCGCGCACGAGCTGCGCGCGGTGGGCTTCGATTGGGACTTCGCGCCGGTGCTGGATGTGGACACCAATCCCGCCAACCCGGTGATTGGAGACCGGAGCCCCAGCCGCGAGGCGCACGAGGTGGCACGCCTGGGTGTGGCGCTCGCGCGAGGGCTGGAGGCGGGTGGGGTCGCGTCCTGCGGCAAGCACTTCCCGGGGCATGGGGATACGACGACGGACAGCCACCTGACGCTGCCTCGGCTGACGCATGACCTGGAGCGGCTGCGGCAGGTGGAGCTGGTGCCCTTCCGGGCGTTCGCCCAGGCGCGGCTGGCGTCGGTGATGACGGCGCACGTGATGTTCGACGCGCTGGACAAGGACGTGCCCGCGACGATGAGCGAGCGCGTGCTGGCGCGGGTGCTGCGCGAGGAGCTGGGGTTCGACGGCGTGCTGGTGAGTGATGACCTGGAGATGAAGGCCATCGCGGACCACTACACGGTGGAGGAGGCGGCGGTGCGCGGCACGCTGGCGGGCGTGGACCTGTTCCTCGTGTGCCACCACGCGGACGTGCAGCGTCGCGCCATCGAGGCGGTGGTGAAGGCGGTGGAGTCCGGCCGCATCCCGCGCGAGCGCATCCAGGAGGCGCACCGCAGGCTCGAGGTGCTCTCGGCGCGCTTCGCGCATCCCGCGGAGGACCGCCTCGCGACGCTGGGGAGCGCGGAGCACCAGGAGCTCGCCAAGGGGCTCGACAGCGCGTTCGTGGGCAAGGACCCGACCGAGGTCATGGTCGCGGCTCGCTGA